One Balaenoptera musculus isolate JJ_BM4_2016_0621 chromosome 13, mBalMus1.pri.v3, whole genome shotgun sequence genomic region harbors:
- the GPATCH11 gene encoding G patch domain-containing protein 11 isoform X1 — protein MKLNMAEEEDYMSDAFINVQEDIRPGLPMLRQIREARRKEEKQQEANLKNKQKSLKEEEQERRDIGLKNALGCENKGFALLQKMGYKSGQALGKSGDGIVEPIPLNVKTGKSGIGHEALLKRKAEEKLESYRRKIHMKKQVEERAAEQFRMRLKNKQDEMKLEGDLRRSQRACQQLDTQKNIQVPREAWYWLRLEEETEEEEEEEEEQDEDDYKSEDLSVLEKLQILTSYLREEHLYCIWCGTAYEDKEDLSSNCPGPTSADHD, from the exons ATGAAGCTGAACATGGCAGAAGAAGAGGACTATATGTCTGATGCCTTCATTAATGTTCA AGAAGATATCAGACCAGGCTTGCCAATGCTGAGGCAAATCCGAGAAGCCCGtcgaaaagaagaaaagcaacaggaagctaatttgaaaaataagcagaagagtttaaaagaagaagaacaagagAGACGTGACATTGGATTGAAGAATGCACTAGGCTGTGAAAACAAAGGGTTTGCTTTGCTCCAGAAGATGGGCTATAAAAGTGGTCAGGCCCTCGGCAAAAGTG gagatgGTATTGTTGAACCAATTCCTCTCAATGTCAAAACAG GAAAAAGTGGCATTGGTCATGAGGCATTACTAAAACGGAAAGCAGAGGAAAAATTGGAAAGCTATAGAAGAAAGATTCACATGAAAAAACAAGTTGAAGAAAGAGCTGCAGAACAGTTTCG AATGCGACTTAAAAATAAGCAAGATGAAATGAAGCTAGAAGGAGATCTTAGAAGAAGCCAGAGAGCCTGTCAACAATTGGATACTCAGAAG AATATTCAGGTTCCCAGGGAGGCATGGTACTGGTTGAGGcttgaagaggaaactgaagaagaggaagaggaagaagaagaacaagATGAAGATGACTATAAGAGTGAAGACTTAAGT GTActggaaaaattacaaatattgaCTAGTTATTTAAGAGAAGAACATCTGTATTGTATTTGGTG